CTGATGGAGATAAAGAAAATACTGTTAAAGATATCTCTGAAAGGAAGCACTGATGCGGTAATCTGATGGCTATATGCCGATTCAGAAATAACAATGCCGGCAATAAAAGCGCCAAGGGCAAGAGAGAGACCAAAATGCGAAGAGGTCCAGGCCGTAGCGAGACAGATAAAAATACCTGCCATGGTAAGTACTTCGGGGCTCTTGAGTCGAACAACCTGATGGAGAAATACGGGAACAATATAATAGGCTGACACGATAATTCCCACAACCGCCAGGGCTGCCATGCCCAGTGCACTGCCTACTTCAATAAGCGATGTGCCGCCCTCTTTACCGAAAATCTGCACGAAAAGAACCATAGGGACGATGGCCATATCCTGTGTCAGCAGTGTTGCAAGAGAGAGTTTTCCCGATGGCGCATTCATTTCACCCCGGTCCGTGTAGAGCTTGATGACGATTGCCGTACTGCTAAGGGATATGACAAAACCGAAAAAGAGGGCCTCCACTGCAGGTATGTGGAAGAGGTGGGCTATGCCTGCCACGGTAAAGACCGTAACAATGACCTGTAAAACAGCCGCCGTAAGACCTCTGGTGCCGATTTTAATGACTTCAGCAATGGAAAATTCGATACCGATGGTAAAGAGGAGAAGGACAATGCCTATTTCGGCCATTACGTTAACGAGTTCCACATCATGAACAAGGCCGATGCCGTATGGCCCTATGATACCGCCACCGATGATAAATCCGACAATGGAGGGAAGCTTTATGCGATGAAAGAAGATGGAAGTAAGAATTGACACAGAAAGGAGGATGACGATTTCTTTCAGGAGTGGTAAGTCGTGCATGTTAGCCCTTTTCTGCTTTTTTAGGCAAGTTTAACAAACTTTGTCCCCAATCGCCAGAATGAAAGGGATGTTTGGCTAAAACCGGGCCAAAGCGGGGTTTAAGGCAAATTCACTGCTGAATGTGGAAGGGACGCCGGGATCACGGCTTCCGGCGCAAGCTCTTGATTCCACGGCGCTTGAAAAAAACACCCCGCCAGGCGGCCCATGAAGCCGGAATTTTTCGAAAAACCCGTGAAAGTAATAGATTTCACTATAAATTGATGGCCAACGGCTCTTTCCAGGTTGAAGTTTTCTCTTGATTTAGCTAACATAGTCCGATTGAATATCTTAAGGAGTCATAAATGAATAAAATTGCTCTACTCTTTCTTCTTTCTCTCCTTCTTCCGGCATGTACTCCATCGCTGGACAAGACGGAAGAGAAAACCGTAAAAAACTTCGGCAAGGAGGTAACGGTAAACAAGACGGGAATGCTTTATACGGTTTCTCCTGAAAAGATCAGCCCCGTTCTTCCTTTCAGGGGGAATATTCCCCCCATTACGGAGCCAAAATACATTAAGGCAGCAGAGGCCTCTTTTCTGAAAGAGGATGATGAAGTCATAGGATTCATCAGAGGCGGTGTAAAGAAGGCCTATCCCGTCAAGATCATGCGCTGGCACGCCATTGTCTCCGAGGAGATCGGGGGAGAAGCGCTGATGATTACCTATGATCCCCTTTCCCGCCTT
The genomic region above belongs to Deltaproteobacteria bacterium and contains:
- a CDS encoding cation:proton antiporter, which codes for MHDLPLLKEIVILLSVSILTSIFFHRIKLPSIVGFIIGGGIIGPYGIGLVHDVELVNVMAEIGIVLLLFTIGIEFSIAEVIKIGTRGLTAAVLQVIVTVFTVAGIAHLFHIPAVEALFFGFVISLSSTAIVIKLYTDRGEMNAPSGKLSLATLLTQDMAIVPMVLFVQIFGKEGGTSLIEVGSALGMAALAVVGIIVSAYYIVPVFLHQVVRLKSPEVLTMAGIFICLATAWTSSHFGLSLALGAFIAGIVISESAYSHQITASVLPFRDIFNSIFFISI